The sequence below is a genomic window from Sorangiineae bacterium MSr12523.
CAGCGACGCACGATGGGAACAATGCGCGGATCGCTCGCGAGACGCGCGATGGCCGCCTCGATGAAGCCCCCGATGTCGATCGTCGAGGCCATGCTGGTGTCGGCGGCGGTCGTGCCGGACTCACGTCGCTCGAGCTGCTTCCTTCGCGCCCAATACGTCACCGCCATGAGCGGCAGCGTGATCAAGAGCGCGGTCGCGATACCCGCACCGCCGGCGATGAACGCCCCCGCCAGCAGCATCCGTTCGAGGAAGAAGCACTCGTAGGCCCGCGACGCCATGCGGCGATCTTCCGAAGCGCGGCAGGCCATCGCGAGCCCTACCAGGGCCACGACCAGCGACGGTACGTAGAGAGCGTAATAGTCGTGCGCGCGCATGGGCAGCCACAGGGGCAACGTTGCCGCGAGGGGTTCCCAGATCACGAGCACAGCCACGGCGGTGCGCGCGGTCATGGTGCGATCGCGTTCGACGTTGCGGCTGGCCCTCACGAGGCTCGCGGTCACGTCGTGAAAGAAGACCACGGCCATCAGCGCGCACAGTCCTTCGATGGGCCAACCACCCGCGAATGGGAACGCGCCGATGGCCGCCGCGCCGAAGAGCACCGTGAATGCGGCGGGAACGCCGCGCATGATGGTGCCCGCGAAGCCCCGGCCCTTGGCAATGGCCGCATCGAAAACGGACACGGCGACGCATCCGCCGGAGAGTGCCACGTTCGCGAGGCCGAGGTACGCACTCCCAAGCAGGCCGGCGTACATGCACGCTGACATGCAAGCAAATACCTCTTTCTCGGAGATGCGCCCGCTTGGAATGGGCTTGTACGGTTTCCGGAGCTTGTCGAGATCCCGGTCCAAGTAATCGGAGCCGTAAACCCCCGCCAGCCAACCCAACGTGGGGACCACGAAGACGAGCAGCGCCCGAGGCAGCGACGGCATGGCGCCATGGGTGATGACCGCCCCCGCGAGCGCCAGGATACCCGCGTAAAACGACCTGTATGGCCGCCACGTTTCCACGTGTGCCAAGACCTTGCGCGCAATCATAGGTTCCTGTAGGTCGCGATATGGCACTACCGATTGTCACCAAAATCGGACTGCGAAAGCAAAAGAGCTCCGATAGCGAACGAATTCATTTCTTCGTATTTACCCCGGTTGCGAACAATGGGCTTCGCCCGCGACACTGACAAGTGAACTCCCGTAAATTCGCACATTTACGAGGCAACCGGCCGGTTGACGGATTGGCTATTTCGGTTGTCCAATTGGCCATTAGCAACCAAAACAGCTCGAGCACGACACATTGAACACGGCGCCGTGCCCAACCGGCCTAGACGATGCCCACGAGCAATGCCGCCCCCAAAACGGCAAAGACGGCGGAGGCGACCCGCTTCGTGAGGGAGGCGTCGAGGAACTTGCCGGCGCGGTTGCCAACGAAGACGGCGAGGCCTGCGACGGACCACAAGGCCAACGTCGCCGCGCCGAAGACGAGAAGAGGCTCGTGGTAGCGTGCGGCCAAGGCGGCGGTGCCGAGTTGGGTGAGATCGCCCCATTCGGCGATGAAGACCACGCCGAAGGTGGTGCCGAGGGCGCGGCCGAAGGTCGGGGCGGCGGCGAGCTTCGTGGCGTGTGCATCGTCGGGCGCTTCCTCTTTCCGGCGCCACATGAAAACGGCCGACACCACGAAAAGCAGCCCCGCACCGATGTGCACGGGACGCGCGGGGAGTAGCGAGAGAAGGCCTCCCGCGAGCACGGCCACGATGCTTTGCACGGTGAGCGCGAGCGCGGTGCCGAGGAAGACCGGCAAGGGCTTGTGCCGCGTGGCGAGCACGAGCGCGGCAAGGGCGGTTTTGTCGGGGAGCTCGGCGACGAAGATCACGCCGAAGACGGACAGGAAGATGTGAAGCGCGGACATTCTCGGGGCCTTTCGTTCGGCCAACCGAGGGGGACGCGCACACCTTTGCAGAAGGAGAGCGCAGCGAGACCTCGGCCAGCCTTGTTGCTGGTCCGAAGGTCTCGTTCGCCTCGTACTTCGAGGTGGGGGACCGGGCTCTCTCTCCAGTCGAAGAGAAATGCCAGTGTGTCGATCGCCCCGCGCCGCTTCGCGGCGGAACTACTCCCCTTGCGTGAGCGTGACCTTAGGTGGCGAACCCGCGACTGGCAAGCCCTGGCGGACGAAATTATGCTCGTCGCGGATGGAGAACGCCGCCGATCTCGCCGCGCACTTCGAAGGAGCCCGCAGCCATTTGCGCGCCGTCGCATTTCGCATGCTCGGGTCGGCGGACGAAGCGGACGATGCCGTGCAGGAAGCATGGCTCCACGCCTCGAGCGCCGAGCTGCACGCGATCGCCAATGTCTCCGGATGGCTCACCACCATCGTGAGCCGCGTCTGCCTCGACATGCTCCGCGCACGCCGCCGCCGCCGCGAGTCGAGCGACGGCGAAGCCGAGCTTTTGGCTGCGCCTACGCGCGATGGGCGCGATCCGGAGGACGAGGCTGCGCTCGCGGATTCCGTCGGGCTCGCGCTCTTGGTGGTGCTCGATGCACTCGGCCCCGCGGAGCGCGTAGCCTTCGTGCTTCACGATTCGTTCGGTATCCCATTCGATGCCATTGCCACCATCGTCGACCGCACGCCGGATGCGGCGAAAAAGCTGGCAAGCCGCGCCCGCCGCCGCGTTCACGCCGCGCCCATCGTGCCCGCGCCCGACGCGCTCCGGCATCAACGCATCGTGGAAGCCTTTCTCGCTGCATCGCGCGCCGGCGATGTCGATGCCCTCGTCGCCCTGCTGGCCCCCGACGCCGTTCGCCGGGCCGACCGCGCCGCCTTGCG
It includes:
- a CDS encoding sigma-70 family RNA polymerase sigma factor — its product is MENAADLAAHFEGARSHLRAVAFRMLGSADEADDAVQEAWLHASSAELHAIANVSGWLTTIVSRVCLDMLRARRRRRESSDGEAELLAAPTRDGRDPEDEAALADSVGLALLVVLDALGPAERVAFVLHDSFGIPFDAIATIVDRTPDAAKKLASRARRRVHAAPIVPAPDALRHQRIVEAFLAASRAGDVDALVALLAPDAVRRADRAALREDAELEVRGARRIAEETRGNADRARFARVVLVNGKAGAIVAPHGRLRIVIAFTIEGDRITAFDVFGDPSSFPRFQLSLPISI
- a CDS encoding TMEM165/GDT1 family protein, yielding MSALHIFLSVFGVIFVAELPDKTALAALVLATRHKPLPVFLGTALALTVQSIVAVLAGGLLSLLPARPVHIGAGLLFVVSAVFMWRRKEEAPDDAHATKLAAAPTFGRALGTTFGVVFIAEWGDLTQLGTAALAARYHEPLLVFGAATLALWSVAGLAVFVGNRAGKFLDASLTKRVASAVFAVLGAALLVGIV